The DNA segment ATTGCCTTTTAAGCCGACTTCCACCAAACTCATCTTGCTCCGGACCTTGTCGGAAAAAGAAAAGTGTACCGTCAATGAATTATCGGCAAGGACCGGCTTGACTTCAGGCGCGACAACGCTGGCTTTAAATCGGCTGGACCGGGAAGGCTTGATCCAGCGCATCCGGGACTCTTCCGACAGAAGAGTGGTGTGGGTGAAGCTGACCGAATGCGGTCAGGCGTTGGTGAAAAACATTCTTTTGCGGCGCCAGGAAATGTGGGGACAAATATTAAAAGTTCTGACTCAACAGGAAAAGGAAATTTTTATTCAGCTAATGGATAAGATTCATGATGAACTGAAACAATCCACCCATCCCCCATCGTTTTAAAGCCATTTGTTTGGATGTGAAATCCCTCATGGCGGAAGGAGATTTACCATGCAAAAGCGACATTTATTCATGGCCCTATCCTTCGTGGCCTTGATAATCTTCACCACCGGGTGCTCCCCGAACGCAAATATGATGCAGCCGATCAACCCTGAAAAGGGCAGTTTTTGGGAAGTATTCCTCGTCTATCCGTTGATCCTGACACTGGACTGGTTTCAAGGATTTCTAGGGAATTACGGATTGTCCATTCTTGTTGTCACATTGTTGGTACGGATCCTGTTGCTGCCTTTGACCCTGAAACAAACCAAGAGCTCACAGGCCATGCAACTTCTGCAACCGGAAATGACCAAGCTTAGGGAGAAGTATAAGGATAATCAACAAAAGCTGCAGGAAGAGACCATGAAACTGTTCCAGAAGCACAAGGTGAACCCGATGGCGGGATGTGTGCCGGCCCTGATCCAGATGCCGATCCTGATCGCGTTTTACCAAGCCATTATGCGTGATCCCCTCATTGCCAAATCC comes from the Desmospora profundinema genome and includes:
- a CDS encoding MarR family winged helix-turn-helix transcriptional regulator codes for the protein MSSDIQLDPHIEKMDRVSENIVHFLSKQNEEELPFKPTSTKLILLRTLSEKEKCTVNELSARTGLTSGATTLALNRLDREGLIQRIRDSSDRRVVWVKLTECGQALVKNILLRRQEMWGQILKVLTQQEKEIFIQLMDKIHDELKQSTHPPSF
- the yidC gene encoding membrane protein insertase YidC, encoding MQKRHLFMALSFVALIIFTTGCSPNANMMQPINPEKGSFWEVFLVYPLILTLDWFQGFLGNYGLSILVVTLLVRILLLPLTLKQTKSSQAMQLLQPEMTKLREKYKDNQQKLQEETMKLFQKHKVNPMAGCVPALIQMPILIAFYQAIMRDPLIAKSTFLWMQLGQPDPYFLLPMIAAGTTFLQSKLMMAKSGTQVNHPLLIIMPLMILVLGINFPSALALYWVYGNLFSIVQYFFIQRQPPSIASTT